A single window of Colletotrichum higginsianum IMI 349063 chromosome 8, whole genome shotgun sequence DNA harbors:
- a CDS encoding Cel61b has translation MYSKHMAIAIALAAQTNAHGILGEIVADGVRHAAFQTDYIYRKQNGNPTPDLIAWSTESLDRGYIEPNSLHTLDINCHVNAQPGTLTAQVAAGGKVDFVWPDWPHDVGPVLTYIAPCGGDCASPEKSALKWTKIDEAGYDGQWAAEKLIANNFTWTTTVPSTIAPGNYVFRNEIINLHSGAEQNGAQLYPQCVNIEITGTGTDAPDGVLGVELYKADDAGILFDPYAKGMSTYPVPGPGLYVAGNSTLSPTGSVSSDPPPPPPPPHTDNVSSVVAAVTPATASATPSAAAPTTFSTRTRPVGSRTRTLGSRTRTLGSETRTKSSQAASTVCGWR, from the coding sequence ATGTACTCCAAGCACATGGCTATCGCCATCGCGCTGGCGGCGCAGACCAACGCTCACGGAATCTTGGGCGAGATcgtcgcggacggcgtcCGGCACGCCGCGTTCCAGACGGACTACATTTACCGCAAGCAGAATGGCAATCCGACCCCCGATCTCATCGCCTGGTCTACCGAGAGCTTGGATAGGGGCTATATCGAGCCCAACAGCCTGCATACGCTGGACATTAACTGCCACGTCAACGCGCAGCCCGGCACCTTGACtgcccaggtcgccgccggcggcaaggtcgacTTTGTCTGGCCCGACTGGCCCCATGATGTCGGCCCTGTGCTCACCTACATCGCCCCGTGCGGCGGTGACTGCGCGTCTCCCGAGAAGTCGGCGCTCAAGTGGACGAAGATTGACGAGGCGGGCTACGACGGTCAGtgggcggccgagaagctcatcGCCAACAACTTCACCTGGACGACCACCGTCCCTTCGACCATCGCTCCCGGCAACTACGTCTTCCGCAACGAGATCATCAACCTCCACAGCGGCGCCGAGCAGAACGGCGCCCAGCTGTACCCCCAGTGTGTGAACATTGAGATCACCGGCACGGGCACCGACGCCCCGGACGGCGTCCTGGGCGTCGAGCTGTACAAGGCGGACGATGCCGGCATTCTCTTCGACCCCTACGCGAAGGGGATGTCGACATACCCGGTCCCCGGCCCTGGTCTCTACGTTGCTGGAAACTCCACCCTATCTCCCACCGGTTCGGTCTCTTCTgaccctcctcctcctcctcctcctcctcataCCGACAACGTTTCTTCCGTGGTAGCTGCAGTCACTCCTGCAACCGCGTCCGCCACCCcttctgccgccgcccccacTACTTTCAGCACTCGCACCAGGCCTGTGGGTTCCCGCACTCGCACGTTGGGCTCTCGCACTCGTACGTTGGGTTCCGAAACTCGGACCAAGAGCTCCCAGGCTGCGTCGACTGTCTGTGGCTGGCGTTGA
- a CDS encoding Binuclear zinc transcription factor has product MEAVWVIHPAYRRLSPGQKQKRGAGPGGRFTAPIDCGTAGWPVLINERDMSVRLPASEEAFQSDVEEKTSLYTSAQQQDGQVFSPFAGRVRAASLFHQSFQHSTKEPLHNNSSPDPERNTHWRQYREIDNNLVLFLQGLPDGLRLPRQARCRNAVFVNIIIHMSFICLHKAAISRMKSTGLPKSMIRRSTARLVCAAEEILNIFRMMSDMNEHLKNSILIFSVYLTSRVFLEDLDPTENVPRQDNLDFVLRIMMLSAKTLDNPVSGSMAVQLATEMRQRGLDSSAVEKALEVPQSRHLTPAFTKGSAPSSGPVFRLPSSSET; this is encoded by the exons ATGGAGGCGGTCTGGGTCATCCATCCGGCCTACCGCCGCCTCAGTCCTggccagaagcagaagagaGGCGCAGGACCTGGTGGGCGCTTTACTGCTCCGATAGACTG TGGTACCGCGGGCTGGCCAGTCCTCATCAACGAGCGAGAC ATGTCTGTACGGCTTCCAGCGTCTGAAGAAGCCTTTCAAAGTGACGTTGAGGAGAAGACAAGCCTCTACACGAGCGCACAGCAGCAAGACGGCCAGGTCTTCTCCCCATTCGCCGGACGTGTCAGAGCCGCGTCTCTCTTTCACCAATCCTTCCAGCACTCGACCAAGGAGCCATTGCACAACAACAGCTCTCCGGATCCAGAGAGAAACACGCACTGGAGACAGTATCGAGAAATCGACAACAACCTGGTTCTCTTTTTACAAGGGTTGCCTGACGGCCTAAGACTGCCCAGGCAAGCCAGATGTCGAAACGCGGTTTtcgtcaacatcatcatccacaTGTCGTTCATCTGTCTGCATAAGGCAGCCATATCCAGAATGAAGTCGACTGGCCTTCCCAAAAGCATGATTCGCAGGAGCACGGCCCGACTTGTCTGCGCCGCGGAAGAGATACTAAACATCTTCCGGATGATGTCAGACATGAACGAGCATCTCAAGAACTCGATTCTGATATTCTCCGTCTACCTGACCTCTCGGGTCTTCCTCGAAGACTTGGACCCCACCGAGAACGTCCCGCGGCAAGACAACCTCGACTTTGTTCTTCGTATCATGATGCTATCCGCAAAGACGTTGGACAACCCCGTCTCCGGCTCGATGGCCGTCCAGCTCGCGACGGAAATGCGGCAGCGAGGGCTTGACTCGTCTGCAGTTGAGAAG GCTCTTGAGGTGCCACAGAGTCGTCATTTGACACCGGCATTTACCAAAGGAAGTGCTCCGTCGTCGGGTCCCGTGTTTCGATTACCCAGCAGTAGCGAGACGTAA
- a CDS encoding NmrA family protein has translation MSRAILITGATGKQGGAVVDALLSHGSSDLLLAVTRNANSPSARRLAAKSSSIKIVEGDLDAAPALFASAKAAAGAAPLWGVFSVQAMSDRKSDKETQQGKALVDEAIKAGVQHFVYSSVERGGDERSWNNPTPVPHFITKHRIEHHLRNSTANNKSPMGWTILRPVIFMDNLAPGFFGKVFLTMIHDIMGEKPLQWIATKDIGFFAAEAFRDPKTWNKRAIGLAGDNLTFSELSQTFKTVTGEPVGTTLGILGKALKHGVQELGIMVAWFKDEGYNADMAEIKRIHPGVMTMKHWLSDSAFVNKK, from the coding sequence ATGTCTCGAGCGATTCTCATTACGGGCGCAACCGGCAAACAAGGCGGCGCTGTCGTTGATGCCCTCTTGAGTCACGGGTCATCGGATCTTCTTCTCGCAGTCACACGAAATGCGAACTCGCCTTCTGCAAGACGTCTCGCAGCCAAGTCTTCGTCCATCAAGATCGTCGAGGGCGATCTCGATGCCGCTCCGGCTCTTTTCGCTTCCGCCAAGGCAGCCGCCGGGGCGGCACCCTTGTGGGGTGTCTTTTCCGTCCAAGCGATGAGCGACCGGAAATCGGACAAGGAGACGCAGCAGGGCAAGGCGTTGGTTGACGAAGCCATCAAGGCTGGCGTGCAGCACTTCGTCTACAGCAGCGTCGAGCGTGGGGGCGACGAGCGATCATGGAATAATCCTACTCCGGTGCCACATTTCATTACCAAGCATCGCATCGAACACCACCTCCGCAACTCTACCGCGAACAACAAGAGCCCCATGGGCTGGACGATCCTACGGCCCGTCATCTTCATGGATAACCTGGCGCCGGGGTTCTTCGGCAAAGTGTTTCTGACCATGATCCACGACATCATGGGAGAGAAACCGCTGCAGTGGATCGCTACCAAGGACATCGGCTTcttcgcggccgaggcgttcCGTGATCCGAAAACCTGGAACAAAAGGGCCATAGGACTGGCTGGTGACAACCTCACGTTTTCTGAGCTAAGCCAGACCTTCAAGACTGTGACGGGCGAGCCTGTTGGAACGACACTTGGAATCCTCGGCAAAGCGCTGAAGCACGGGGTCCAGGAGCTGGGCATCATGGTGGCATGGTTCAAGGACGAAGGCTACAATGCCGACATGGCCGAGATCAAGAGGATCCATCCTGGTGTCATGACTATGAAGCATTGGTTGAGCGACAGTGCTTTCGTCAACAAGAAGTGA
- a CDS encoding Short chain dehydrogenase reductase family protein: MSGSSRFTKPGSWLSRSQTSLPNMTLLLDQIRASNARLTEATTPRTAVFVGATDGIGKRALLDLVSTGFPLKAYIIGRHEARDQLLLEELHTVNKNAELIYLEGQVSLMSEVKRLTDVILGKEQAIDLLYHSAGFLPFQGHQETTEGFELSFAVAHYSRFAFISRLLPKLQAAVKTGPGHYRPRVISILAAGYESADLFLNDLTLKEPGRFSIPAYARHVATMVTISMKRFAEQSENQSIVFVHAHPGRVATELLKKSWGDKWDPSAPPAAAPSAGNFDRFTLEEAGQKALYLMTSAEYGGTGVGISKERSAASTLTHQTGGSLFSVNDKMEYLQQDSLLSALEAGGAVEAIWHHSEETLAPWF, translated from the exons ATGAGCGGGTCATCACGATTCACCAAACCCGGGTCTTGGTTAAGCCGTTCTCAAACATCTCTGCCAAATATgacccttcttcttgaccaAATCAGAGCCTCAAATGCTCGCCTGACGGAAGCCACAACCCCCCGGACTGCTGTATTTGTTGGCGCTACAGACGGCATCGGCAAGAGAGCCCTTCTCGACTTGGTTTCAACGGGCTTCCCTCTCAAGGCCTACATCATTGGCCGTCATGAGGCCCGAGATCAGCTTCTTCTGGAAGAACTTCATACAGTCAACAAGAATGCCGAGCTCATATATCTGGAGGGCCAGGTCTCGCTGATGTCGGAGGTCAAACGTCTTACGGATGTGATTCTCGGCAAGGAACAAGCGATCGACCTGCTGTATCATTCGGCCGGTTTCTTACCCTTTCAAGGACACCAAG AAACAACCGAAGGGTTCGAGTTGAGCTTCGCAGTAGCTCATTACAGCCGCTTTGCCTTCATCTCGCGACTGCTTCCCAAGCTACAAGCCGCGGTTAAGACAGGCCCAGGGCATTATCGTCCGCGTGTTATCAGCATCTTGGCAGCTGGCTACGAGTCTGCCGACTTGTTCTTGAACGATCTGACCCTCAAAGAGCCTGGCCGCTTCAGCATTCCCGCCTACGCTAGGCATGTCGCCACCATGGTAACCATCTCGATGAAGCGCTTCGCGGAACAGTCCGAGAATCAAAGCATCGTCTTTGTGCATGCCCATCCGGGCCGAGTCGCTACCGAGCTTCTCAAAAAGAGCTGGGGTGACAAATGGGACCCCAGCGCCCCTCCAGCTGCCGCCCCCTCCGCAGGAAACTTTGACCGATTCACGCTCGAGGAGGCTGGACAGAAGGCTTTGTACCTCATGACGAGCGCCGAATATGGCGGGACCGGAGTCGGAATCTCAAAGGAACGATCGGCAGCGTCGACTTTGACGCACCAGACTGGCGGGTCCCTGTTCTCTGTCAATGACAAGATGGAATACCTTCAACAAGATTCGCTCCTGTCGGCATTGGAAGCAGGAGGCGCTGTGGAGGCGATCTGGCATCACAGTGAAGAGACGCTTGCGCCTTGGTTCTAA
- a CDS encoding EC65 protein has protein sequence MKLPSVFLIVTLALTSVEACASYKHCWCLRNDIEYQGKIQSNIAWDDDTTKACQANGGGGVTGYYGQNFKECYRYVKRTWRLDGAIDNCDWNKVSEAQKAGERDDANRLVKHCIAAGKAAGVNAYGVCRDKISGFH, from the exons ATGAAGCTCCCCTCCGTTTTTCTGATCGTCACTCTCGCCCTCACATCTGTGGAAGCATGTGCGAGCTACAAGCACTGCTG GTGTCTTCGAAATGACATTGAGTACCAGGGCAAGATCCAGAGCAACATTGCTTGGGACGACGACACCACGAAGGCGTGTCAGGCAAatggcggcgggggcgtGACTGGGTATTACGGGCAGAACTTCAAGGAGTGCTACCGATACGTGAAGCGCACATGGCGTCTCGACGGCGCTATCGACAACTGCGACTGGAACAAGGTGAGTGAGGCTCAGAAGGCTGGTGAGCGAGATGATGCTAACCGTCTCGTGAAGCACTGCATTGCCGCCGGCAAGGCTGCTGGCGTGAATGCGTATGGCGTGTGTCGTGACAAGATCTCCGGTTTCCAT TGA
- a CDS encoding FAD binding domain-containing protein yields MGFKVIIVGGSISGLSLANMLERFGIDYVLLEGHSVIAPQLGASIGLLPAGLRILDQLGCYETIRELAGNTYYTASMRLFSGKIWKDTQPVTFSEKLEERVGYPQIFVDRKTVIQVLFDKLQHKDRVLTDKRVNLIELVQDRVNVHTKDGSVYTGDIVVGADGVHSAVRGEMWRIAQEEKSDHFKPDELSGLQCESKCIFGISKRPDCLPASPAQMNAFFKNGNYMILTAPGDRLYWFLFTEAERTRGGDIPRYTKEEERELAELHFGDRVTETMTFRDVYENRLQTTLASMEDHVFRRWHYRRIITIGDAAHKVHPISAQGGNGAMETAAVLVNALRRELEKTHSEGRAELAEADIEAVFAEAQEKRFGRAEGAVSQGRHTNSASIKETLFSKVFVDYFFPRYGQSLIFSLIVKNTASGPVVEGIPVPPRYEAAVARHEAAQKGKGPSWTLWSMLTLGAGLLTAVCYSALGPAWPGLSLAWTQ; encoded by the exons ATGGGCTTCAaggtcatcatcgtcggagGCAGCATCTCCGGGCTGTCTCTGGCTAATATGCTCGAGAGGTTTGGTATCGACtacgtcctcctcgagggccaCTCCGTTATTGCCCCCCAACTCGGCGCCAGCATCGGCCTGCTCCCGGCCGGCCTGCGCAtcctcgaccagctcggTTGCTACGAGACGATCCGAGAACTCGCCGGCAACACATACTACACAGCAAGCATGCGCCTCTTTAGCGGCAAGATTTGGAAGGACACGCAGCCCGTGACATTTTCTGAAAAGTTGGAGGAACG TGTCGGATACCCCCAGATTTTCGTTGACCGGAAGACCGTCATTCAAGTCCTCTTCGACAAGCTCCAGCACAAGGACCGGGTCCTGACAGATAAGCGCGTCAACCTCATCGAGCTCGTCCAGGACCGCGTCAACGTCCACACGAAAGACGGTTCCGTGTACACCGGagacatcgtcgtcggcgccgacggcgtacACAGCGCCGTCAGAGGCGAGATGTGGAGGATCGCACAGGAAGAAAAGTCCGACCACTTCAAGCCAGATGAATTATCTG GTCTGCAATGCGAGTCAAAGTGCATCTTCGGCATCTCGAAAAGACCCGACTGCCTGCCCGCGTCGCCCGCCCAGATGAACGCCTTCTTCAAGAACGGCAACTACATGATCCTCACCGCGCCCGGGGACCGCCTCTACTGGTTCCTCTTCACCGAGGCGGAGAGAACCCGCGGCGGGGACATCCCGCGGTacaccaaggaggaggagcgcgagctcgccgagctgcacTTTGGCGACCGGGTCACGGAGACCATGACGTTCAGGGACGTGTACGAGAACAGGCTCCAGACGACGCTCGCCAGCATGGAGGACCACGTGTTCCGGCGCTGGCACTACCGCcgcatcatcaccatcggcgACGCGGCCCACAAG GTACACCCGATCAGCGCCCAGGGAGGCAACGGCGCGATGGAGacggccgccgtcctcgtgAACGCCCTCCGCCGCGAACTGGAGAAGACGCACTCCGAGGGccgcgccgagctcgccgaggccgacatcgaggccgtcttcgccgaggcccaggagaAGCGCTTCGgccgcgccgagggcgccgtcaGTCAGGGCCGGCACACCAACTCGGCCTCGATCAAGGAGACGCTCTTCTCCAAGGTCTTCGTCGACTACTTCTTCCCCCGCTACGGGCAGAGCCTGATCTTCAGCCTCATCGTCAAGAACACGGCCAgcggccccgtcgtcgagggcatccCCGTGCCGCCGCGGTacgaggcggccgtcgcgcGGCACGAGGCGGCGCAGAAGGGCAAGGGGCCCAGCTGGACCCTGTGGAGCATGCTGACGCTCGGCGCCGGGCTCCTCACCGCCGTGTGCTACTCGGCCCTGGGGCCCGCGTGGCCCGGTCTCTCTCTGGCCTGGACTCAATGA
- a CDS encoding Fungal specific transcription factor has product MDEPTPHVHNYNETTPESNHAPSQQMSALLSNNRGAIGCDKEYPCSQCQRADIDCIPAINKPREKRTRILLTPQYEKKIDLIDHRLDSLAKLMGDLKTHISTTVAANSANSVNYASTQATVAPAAASPSTHSGQPDSAAGPVVEGNSSLSAHSVFVNDFLQGFIGSLQKPDPEIRETLDALSHIVSPAKQQASTYEMVLAHARPRTHLQQEKFDLPPIQKAVALIHIAKAQRLAGTGWIYEFITMQAFGDLCLDTYFSEDRSPFHFISVNAGLYSLCQDYAQTASVSQQDKEEHLAYARLCRENLETGLAYLPLHIPASSDAIAALLFGVSGPPESCRQYRN; this is encoded by the exons ATGGACGAACCCACGCCTCATGTCCATAACTACAACGAGACAACGCCCGAGTCAAACCACGCGCCCTCTCAGCAGATGAGCGCCCTTTTGTCCAACAACCGTGGAGCT ATCGGCTGCGATAAAGAATATCCCTGCTCCCAATGCCAACGCGCCGACATCGACTGCATCCCCGCCATCAACAAGCCCAGAGAGAAACGCACACGGATTCTACTCACTCCTCAATA TGAGAAGAAAATCGATCTCATCGACCATCGGCTCGACAGCCTAGCCAAGTTGATGGGGGATCTCAAGACGCACATTTccaccaccgtcgccgccaacagTGCCAACTCTGTCAACTATGCCTCAACCCAAGCCACCGtggccccggccgccgcctctccctcAACTCACTCAGGCCAGCCAGATTCGGCCGCCGGACCGGTCGTCGAGGGGAACTCTTCGCTGTCGGCCCATTCTGTGTTTGTCAACGACTTCCTGCAGGGTTTCATTGGGTCCCTCCAGAAGCCCGATCCCGAGATTCGCGAGACCTTGGATGCCCTCTCGCACATCGTCAGCCCCGCCAAGCAGCAAGCCAGCACATACGAAATGGTTCTGGCCCACGCTAGGCCGAGGACCCATCTTCAGCAGGAGAAGTTTGATCTGCCTCCCATACAGAAAGCCGTTGCCCTCATTCACATAGCAAAAG CCCAGcgcctcgccggcaccggaTGGATCTACGAATTCATCACCATGCAGGCATTTGGAGACCTATGTCTCGATACCTACTTTTCGGAAGACCGTTCGCCCTTCCACTTCATCAGTGTCAATGCCGGGCTTTACTCTCTATGCCAGGATTACGCCCAAACGGCATCCGTCTCCCAACAAGATAAGGAGGAACACCTAGCCTATGCCCGTCTGTGCCGCGAGAACCTCGAAACGGGGCTGGCCTATTTACCGCTGCATATACCGGCTTCTTCAGATGCCATCGCCGCACTTCTCTTTGGAGTGAGTGGTCCCCCGGAGTCATGCAGGCAATACCGCAACTGA
- a CDS encoding C6 transcription factor, with the protein MRRRAKTSIFCASGDKTAITIPFLKFPNEIRYHIYKDYLLLDKGYELNPHTNKLRISKGRPIQFDLMYTCKLVAMEMRGLPLTVNTITFSAFHPQSNIDRAIIGRFGHAVALLDEELNNNFHETTPNLFHDKVVREISDAYPAFAPVLDVMRTGQKKTMRHFCSPFGQTPSACRNFIHFTLDRIVSHRSLYQDDYDAFVNALDIPKGCPPLDEIVRGYNPAFWGIPTQDDLDRLYHIFGGRREVAVYCSKDDVFKDEKPPSDLRRFRYSAAAAAIRFLDSISQASRSYLRDIRLLEDRPSVANPECHGLGLIRFCQENPLLRVERRVSLWNTVFAGDPYRQTAWQARQPLTRILADQISERIGVWVVEALALAAAGMPQDSFALVFDGDLKGDWKCEQIFQQVVLRDAAWQQAMDECFERGILPPQSWAARRLDPRRAGDWSVIPGYPDRDRPVNWCYLLDGFPQAMRDIVNGNSVVCCRFNPGKYWDIERLIREQRPWSLEEWKFRWSRGQKHYLRGHLDERRPSMRGVSWRRQNSKVERQKRRWAAQYPAHIRALRLEQLLAESNQRERDRAARRLQREAEGSWGLYFD; encoded by the coding sequence ATGAGGCGCAGGGCCAAAACATCCATCTTCTGTGCCTCTGGCGACAAGACAGCCATCACGATCCCCTTTCTCAAGTTCCCAAATGAAATACGATACCACATTTACAAGGATTACCTGTTGCTCGACAAAGGCTACGAGCTGAACCCACACACCAACAAGCTGCGAATCAGCAAGGGCAGACCGATCCAGTTCGACTTGATGTACACCTGCAAGCTCGTGGCTATGGAGATGCGAGGCCTGCCTCTGACGGTGAATACCATCACTTTCTCGGCATTTCACCCTCAGTCCAACATCGACCGCGCCATTATCGGGCGTTTCggccacgccgtcgccctaTTGGACGAGGAGCTAAACAACAACTTCCACGAGACCACGCCGAACCTCTTCCACGACAAGGTGGTCAGGGAAATCTCCGACGCCTACCCGGCCTTCGCTCCAGTTCTTGATGTCATGAGGACTGGTCAGAAAAAAACCATGCGTCACTTCTGCAGCCCTTTCGGCCAAACCCCCTCCGCCTGTCGCAATTTCATCCATTTCACCCTCGACCGCATCGTATCGCACAGATCTTTATATCAGGACGACTACGATGCTTTCGTCAATGCTCTCGACATTCCGAAAGGGTGCCCGCCTCTTGATGAGATTGTCCGCGGCTACAATCCCGCTTTCTGGGGGATTCCTACCCAAGACGACCTTGATCGCCTTTACCATATCTTTGGTGGGCGCCGTGAGGTTGCAGTGTATTGCTCCAAGGACGATGTATTCAAAGATGAGAAGCCGCCCTCGGACCTTAGGAGGTTCCGCTACtcggccgctgctgccgccatcCGATTCCTGGACTCCATCTCCCAGGCATCTCGCAGTTACCTCCGAGATATCCGCCTGCTGGAAGATCGACCGTCCGTTGCGAATCCCGAGTGCCACGGCTTGGGACTGATCCGCTTCTGCCAGGAGAACCCTCTTCTGCGCGTCGAGCGTCGCGTGAGCCTGTGGAACACCGTCTTTGCGGGAGATCCCTATCGCCAGACAGCATGGCAAGCGAGACAACCCCTGACGCGGATACTGGCCGACCAGATTTCCGAGAGAATAGGGGTCTGGGTCGTCGAGGCtctggcgttggcggcggcgggcatgCCGCAGGACTCCTTCGCCTTGGTCTTTGACGGCGATTTGAAGGGAGACTGGAAGTGCGAGCAGATATTCCAACAGGTCGTTTTGCGCGACGCCGCCTGGCAACAAGCCATGGACGAATGCTTCGAGCGTGGCATACTTCCACCTCAGTCTTGGGCGGCAAGGAGACTCGACCCGAGACGCGCCGGAGACTGGTCCGTCATCCCAGGATATCCAGACCGTGACAGGCCTGTCAACTGGTGCTATCTTCTCGACGGGTTCCCGCAGGCGATGCGAGACATCGTTAACGGGAATTCCGTCGTCTGCTGCCGTTTCAATCCAGGCAAATACTGGGACATCGAGAGGTTGATTAGGGAACAGAGACCGTGGTCTCTGGAGGAATGGAAGTTCCGTTGGAGCCGAGGGCAAAAGCACTATCTCCGGGGTCACCTCGACGAACGAAGGCCCTCGATGCGAGGAGTGTCGTGGAGGCGGCAGAATTCGAAAGTCGAACGTCAGAAACGTAGGTGGGCGGCGCAGTACCCTGCCCATATCAGAGCCTTACGCCTGGAGCAGCTCCTAGCCGAGTCGAACCAGCGCGAAAGGGATAGAGCAGCCAGGCGTCTACAGAGAGAGGCCGAGGGGAGTTGGGGACTGTATTTTGACTGA
- a CDS encoding FAD binding domain-containing protein codes for MLEITQPPCPAGGHLQHGVDYAKHHLSPRSAPKKDISYEVPVLIVGGGPTGLLTAYMLSRHGVRSLLVEKYPERLAAPKAHALCPRTLEICRQYGLDTNTIRRMGSPRRDACRVNFLTNLGGEVIGSLPYERMDAGVLEHTPQPDFEKFVSDQLLDDPNVEIRKGVGFVSCEHRGGKVFTTVEERATNKRYTVTSRHLVGCDGAKSQVRRCLGIETEGEDGCEFVAISQLVVVVSRLALVTDDSDETMMTIHFNADLRPVVKNRVGMLHWIVDPACSGFIIAYDLGGNQVLISNFDSKKQPIETWNEERAHATVSAAIGQDIPIKVLSYRPWVLSRKVAKEYRRGNVFLVGDAAHSFPPTGGLGLNSGIADAHNLAYKIAAVHWGRAGPGLLDAYERERRQVAVVAAAQSIENGKSIFSFLKAVGAAGQGEDLAGARRRMYETIRDPAKQALIAENVERQREHFDNIELHIGYVYGDDKPPASTLIYTPKFRTGARLPHAWIRIKRPSHGLPQQPIDLSYVEELSDEQVAARQFSTLDLVQPGTFSLITGRRSAWARRSKESAEVLGYGISLCLWAADEDFAFCDEGHSRLFEQDGRLSHGGAILVRPDQHILECLGTETSVEEIVNCIARHMDVAI; via the exons ATGCTCGAAATCACGCAGCCGCCGTGTCCCGCCGGCGGACACTTGCAACACGGGGTCGACTACGCAAAACACCATTTAAGCCCGCGCAGTGCCCCCAAGAAAGACATTTCATACGAGGTGCCCGTCCTCAtcgtgggcggcggcccgACAGGGTTGTTGACGGCTTACATGCTGTCCAGACACGGCG TGAGGTCGCTGCTCGTCGAAAAATATCCGGAGAGGCTCGCGGCGCCAAAAGCGCACGCGCTGTGTCCCCGGACCCTCGAGATCTGCAGGCAGTACGGGCTCGATACGAACACTATCCGCCGCATGGGGTCTCCGCGGAGGGACGCCTGCCGGGTCAATTTCCTGACgaacctcggcggcgaggtgaTCGGGTCTCTGCCGTACGAGCGGATGGATGCCGGTGTTTTGGAGCACACGCCCCAG CCAGACTTTGAGAAGTTTGTATCTGATCAGTTGCTCGATGACCCCAACGTCGAAATTCGCAAAGGCGTGGGCTTCGTCTCATGCGAACAT CGAGGCGGCAAAGTGTTTACCACGGTCGAAGAGCGTGCTACGAATAAGCGATATACGGTCACGTCGAGACACCTCGTCGGGTGCGACGGGGCAAAAAGCCAGGTCCGCCGGTGTCTCGGCATCGAGaccgaaggagaagatggaTGTGAGTTTGTGGCCATTTCGCAACTCGTCGTAGTCGTATCCCGCCTGGCCTTGGTTACTGACGACTCAGAtgagacgatgatgacgatcCATTTCAACGCGGATCTCCGGCCGGTGGTGAAGAACCGCGTCGGCATGCTGCACTGGATTGTCGACCCCGCCTGTTCTGGCTTCATTATAGCATACGACTTGGGCGGAAACCAGGTTCTGATTAGCAATTTTGAT TCAAAGAAGCAACCGATAGAGACGTGGAACGAAGAGCGCGCCCACGCCACCGTGTCCGCCGCAATAGGGCAGGATATACCAATAAAGGTCCTGAGTTACCGGCCATGGGTGTTGAGCCGCAAGGTTGCCAAAGAATACCGCCGGGGAAACGTCTTTCT AGTCGGCGACGCTGCACACTCGTTCCCCCCGAcaggcggcctcggcctcaacTCGGGCATAGCCGACGCCCACAACCTCGCGTACaagatcgccgccgtccactGGGGGCGCGCCGGCccgggcctcctcgacgcgtACGAGCGCGAGCGGAGGcaggtcgccgtcgtggccgCGGCGCAGAGCATCGAGAACGGCAAGTCaatcttctccttcctcaaggccgtcggcgccgcgggccagggcgaggacTTGGCcggggcgcggcggcggatgtACGAGACCATTCGCGACCCGGCGAAGCAGGCCTTGATAGCAGAGAACGTCGAGAGACAGCGAGAGCATTTCGACAAC ATCGAGCTACACATCGGCTATGtctacggcgacgacaagccGCCAGCGAGCACTTTGATCTACACCCCAAAGTTCAGGACCGGCGCTCGGCTGCCTCACGCTTGGATCAGGATCAAAAGACCAAGCCACGGTCTGCCGCAACAACCGATAGACCTCTCGTACGTCGAGGAGCTGTCGGACGAGCAGGTCGCGGCTCGGCAATTCTCCACCCTCGACCTGGTGCAGCCGGGGACGTTCAGCCTCATCACGGGACGCCGCTCCGCCTGGGCTCGGCGGTCCAAGGAGTCCGCAGAGGTGCTGGGCTACGGCATCAGCCTGTGCCTGtgggccgccgacgaagactTTGCCTTTTGCGACGAGGGGCACAGCAGGCTGTTCGAGCAGGACGGCCGCCTGTCTCACGGAGGAGCCATTCTCGTAAGGCCGGACCAGCACATATTGGAGTGTTTGGGCACTGAAACGTCTGTTGAGGAGATTGTAAATTGCATTGCGAGGCATATGGATGTTGCAATTTAG